One genomic segment of Hordeum vulgare subsp. vulgare chromosome 2H, MorexV3_pseudomolecules_assembly, whole genome shotgun sequence includes these proteins:
- the LOC123430495 gene encoding uncharacterized protein LOC123430495 — protein sequence MRNFQTPGVPNPNLKCGGGDGGGAHTRRVSNLNPKNERSMAAGGEVLTPPEFATEEMVPPEAEILGMEIASLVNLLREKQSEVLSLDPGTVRKIRSLRSEIACQKKEVMADQVSMDPPNSGTQMQGESSAETHASRMMDQGKKSSFRMVLDCDEKGRPNLCKYYEMLECESAKEEDEEMTAEGVRMRNKFRKELLEMELGLRKFREQNQKDALRCEQDQIDTPSCYTMDVTPFSLQDEAEEIEEAEETESTKSDREEIEMEDKMFALERKGWESAWGDDCGDFQDRTLLSPMLFTHCTPGLIPYAARTVSTLQIYSVKIVGTDGKLKLPLNVYGIVAARDAVDYNRNILFSRRRENCQKVTPEDPFLRLTGPSRAIVAVDHVDFEVQLKVKGLSRSRDRALISHCFTYAGGYNEGLHTTFFSNCFCTVELSYERLTETVQATILSARVVEGTPWPFKYGGRIMCSSPPQEVTDSLARQVVLVDSHCSDDGGEMPMGSDGYLDLSRHVVSVELEESLQFVIQAYSQSGDAIARQGSVKFRTKYCNISQAICEIGDSKVEITVAWSQLLKNKGDILFEGHV from the exons ATGCGTAATTTTCAGACTCCTGGGGTGCCAAACCCTAACTTAAagtgcggcggcggcgacggcggcggcgcgcatACCAGACGGGTTAGCAATCTCAACCCAAAAAATGAGAGATCGATGGCTGCTGGAGGCGAGGTGCTGACGCCTCCTGAGTTCGCGACGGAAGAGATGGTTCCTCCCGAAGCAGAGATCCTGGGGATGGAGATTGCGTCCCTGGTGAACTTGCTGAGGGAGAAGCAGTCCGAAGTTCTTTCGCTCGATCCTGGGACCGTGAGGAAAATCAGGTCCCTGAGGAGCGAGATCGCGTGCCAGAAGAAGGAGGTCATGGCCGATCAGGTGAGCATGGATCCGCCCAACTCCGGTACGCAGATGCAAGGCGAATCAAGCGCGGAGACGCATGCGTCGAGGATGATGGACCAAGGCAAAAAATCAAGCTTTAGGATGGTGCTGGACTGCGATGAGAAGGGTAGGCCCAACTTGTGCAAATATTATGAGATGCTCGAATGTGAGAGTGCGAAAGAGGAAGACGAGGAGATGACTGCGGAGGGTGTAAGGATGCGTAACAAATTCCGTAAGGAGCTATTAGAGATGGAACTTGGCTTACGCAAGTTCCGGGAGCAGAATCAAAAGGACGCACTGAGGTGCGAGCAAGACCAAATTGATACACCGAGCTGTTACACAATGGACGTGACCCCCTTCTCACTTCAGGACGAGGCAGAGGAGattgaggaggcggaggagacagAATCCACAAAATCAGACAGGGAGGAGATAGAGATGGAGgataagatgtttgctttagagcGTAAAGGCTGGGAATCTGCATGGGGAGACGACTGCGGTGACTTCCAAGACAGGA CCTTATTGAGTCCTATGCTCTTTACACATTGCACGCCGGGGCTGATCCCGTACGCTGCTCGCACTGTGAGCACCTTGCAAATCTACTCCGTGAAGATTGTTGGAACAGATGGAAAGTTGAAGTTGCCACTCAACGTGTATGGGATCGTCGCTGCCCGAGATGCCGTGGACTACAACCGCAACATTCTCTTCTCCCGGCGAAGGGAAAACTGCCAAAAAGTCACTCCAGAG GATCCTTTTTTGCGCTTGACTGGCCCGTCCCGTGCAATTGTGGCTGTGGACCATGTTGATTTCGAAGTCCAACTGAAAGTGAAGGGCTTATCAAGGTCTCGCGACAGAGCATTGATAAGTCATTGCTTTACTTACGCCGGTGGTTACAATGAAGGTTTACATACCACATTCTTCAGCAACTGCTTTTGCACGGTAGAGTTGAGCTATGAGCGTCTTACAGAAACAGTCCAGGCTACTATCTTGAGTGCGCGTGTTGTTGAAGGGACGCCTTGGCCTTTTAAATATGGCGGCCGGATTATGTGCTCCTCGCCACCACAGGAAGTTACGGACTCGCTAGCCAGGCAAGTTGTGTTGGTTGATTCTCATTGTTCTGATGATGGCGGAGAAATGCCAATGGGCTCAGATGGTTACCTTGATCTGTCAAGGCATGTTGTTTCTGTAGAACTTGAAGAAAGCCTGCAATTTGTCATACAAGCCTACTCACAGTCTGGTGATGCTATTGCTAGACAAGGTAGTGTCAAGTTCAGGACCAAATACTGCAACATAAGTCAAGCGATATGTGAGATTGGTGACTCTAAGGTGGAGATAACTGTGGCTTGGTCCCAACTTCTTAAGAACAAGGGGGACATCCTCTTTGAAGGACATGTTTGA
- the LOC123428632 gene encoding protein trichome birefringence-like 2, translated as MAGWRKAWLSVLDRSGGGGGGSSGSLQAHLNGLLSPSSSSSSLATGYKRGSGAGGKHGGGPYLSTKAVLACFSVVLVIAFFYVSITGRPSPDDSFPTPTGSSAASGALLSSNSSTPTSSAKPLPLHPPVHPNVSSTDTAQPSSGSDVDPVGNGTKAQEVTAMPTPPWRGARAENSTGEPIIGDPDEPADSDGATGNSTDTVVRSSKEDRNANASVDNVLPTSTRRAALPSTRPNQRKEDRRRRKRASMARHNQRSTRRRKEFVHPVQEGAAAGHSDGTGTGTGTAGANTSVAVGPSNQRVVRTSSADHSDGAGTGTVTAGANTSVAVGPGNHQAVWTSSADHSDGAGTAAANTSASVGQGSHQALWTSSPDHSDGVGTGTVTAAANTSVAVGPGNHRVVWTSGVQDLVTFAKCDLFSGRWVREENYAFYPPRSCPHIDGDFNCHKNGRQDTGFLNWRWQPTGCNIPRMNVTDFLERLRGQRIIFVGDSLNRNMWESLVCILRHGVRNKKNVYERSGKNQFKTRGYYSFKFRDYNCSVDFIRSTFLVKETVRESPNGTVLDEKLRLDELDATTPAYQTADIVVINTGHWWTHPKTSKGLNYYQEGNHVHHSLEVMDAYRKALTTWAKWVDKNIDPARTQVVFRGFSLTHFRGGRWNSGGRCHRETEPILNQTYLTEYPERMRILEKVMSRMKTPVIYLNISRLTDYRKDGHPSVYRVRYATEEERMAAAATKQDCSHWCLPGVPDTWNELLYASLLQAGKGSWRL; from the exons ATGGCCGGCTGGAGGAAGGCGTGGCTGTCCGTGCTGgaccggagcggcggcggcggcgggggcagcAGCGGCTCCCTCCAGGCGCACCTCAACGGGCTCCTCTCcccgtcatcctcctcctcctccctcgccaCCGGCTACAAACGAGGCAGCGGCGCCGGCGGTAAGCACGGCGGCGGGCCGTACTTGAGCACCAAGGCCGTGCTGGCCTGCTTCTCCGTCGTCCTGGTGATCGCCTTCTTCTACGTCTCCATCACCGGTCGCCCCTCCCCCGACGACTCCTTCCCCACCCCGACGGGCTCCTCGGCGGCGTCCGGCGCGCTGCTGTCGTCGAACTCGTCCACGCCGACGTCGTCGGCGAAGCCGCTTCCTCTCCACCCTCCCGTTCATCCCAACGTAAGTAGCACTGACACTGCTCAACCGAGCAGCGGATCGGACGTGGACCCCGTCGGCAACGGTACGAAAGCGCAAGAGGTAACCGCGATGCCGACGCCGCCGTGGCGGGGAGCGCGTGCAGAGAATTCCACCGGAGAACCCATCATCGGAGATCCGGACGAGCCCGCGGACTCCGACGGCGCCACCGGGAACTCTACCGACACGGTTGTGCGTTCGAGTAAGGAAGATCGAAACGCGAACGCCAGCGTCGACAATGTACTGCCGACCTCAACGCGGCGAGCAGCGCTTCCATCTACGCGGCCAAACCAGCGAAAGGAGGACAGACGCAGGCGCAAGAGAGCGTCCATGGCGAGGCACAACCAGCGCTCGACCAGGCGACGGAAGGAGTTCGTCCACCCGGTGCAGGAAGGAGCTGCCGCCGGCCACAGCGATggcaccggcaccggcaccggcacGGCAGGCGCTAACACCAGCGTTGCCGTCGGGCCAAGCAACCAGAGGGTGGTGCGGACGTCTTCCGCCGACCACAGCGACGGCGCCGGCACTGGCACCGTCACGGCAGGCGCGAACACCAGCGTTGCCGTCGGGCCAGGCAACCACCAGGCGGTGTGGACGTCTTCCGCCGACCACAGCGACGGCGCCGGCACGGCAGCCGCGAACACCAGcgcgtccgtcgggcaaggcagccaccaggcgtTGTGGACGTCGTCCCCCGACCACAGCGACGGCGTCGGCACCGGCACCGTCACGGCAGCCGCGAACACCAGCGTGGCCGTCGGGCCCGGCAACCACCGGGTGGTGTGGACGTCGGGCGTGCAGGACCTGGTCACCTTCGCCAAGTGCGATCTATTCAGCGGGAGGTGGGTGAGGGAGGAGAACTACGCGTTCTACCCGCCGCGGTCGTGCCCCCACATCGACGGCGACTTCAACTGCCACAAGAACGGCCGTCAGGACACCGGCTTCCTCAACTGGAGATGGCAGCCGACCGGCTGCAACATTCCCAG GATGAACGTGACTGATTTCCTGGAGAGGCTGCGAGGCCAGAGGATCATATTCGTCGGCGACTCGCTGAACCGCAACATGTGGGAGTCTCTGGTCTGCATTCTGCGCCATGGCGTCAGGAACAAGAAGAACGTGTACGAGAGGTCGGGGAAGAACCAGTTCAAAACCAGAGGATACTACTCCTTCAAGTTCAGG GACTACAATTGCTCTGTCGATTTCATAAGATCGACATTTCTGGTGAAGGAGACGGTGCGGGAGAGCCCAAACGGCACCGTGCTCGACGAGAAACTGAGGTTGGACGAGCTAGACGCGACAACTCCGGCGTACCAGACCGCCGACATCGTCGTCATCAACACGGGGCACTGGTGGACTCACCCAAAGACATCAAAAGG GCTGAACTACTACCAAGAAGGCAACCATGTGCACCACAGCCTTGAGGTGATGGACGCGTACAGGAAAGCACTGACCACATGGGCGAAATGGGTCGACAAGAACATCGACCCAGCAAGAACCCAGGTCGTCTTCAGAGGATTCTCCCTAACACACTTCAG GGGAGGGCGGTGGAACTCGGGAGGGAGGTGCCACAGGGAGACCGAGCCGATATTGAACCAGACGTACCTCACAGAGTACCCCGAGAGGATGAGGATACTGGAGAAGGTGATGAGCCGGATGAAGACCCCTGTGATATACCTCAACATCAGCCGGCTCACCGACTACCGGAAGGACGGCCATCCGTCGGTGTACCGGGTGCGGTACGCCACGGAGGAGGAgcggatggcggcggcggcgaccaaGCAGGACTGCAGCCACTGGTGCCTGCCGGGCGTGCCGGACACGTGGAACGAGCTGCTGTATGCCTCGCTGCTGCAGGCAGGCAAAGGCTCCTGGAGACTATGA
- the LOC123430496 gene encoding uncharacterized protein LOC123430496: MSHRIAIPIDRHLCEVSTMACGGGGGIFSRALGYVVNEFLVQGLANNRAFQRFAVSTNRTFENLSSRVKQVREEVSEQMRDSRGHDNRFKQ, translated from the exons ATGTCGCATCGCATCGCCATTCCAATTGACCGCCACCTTTGCGAAGTGTCCACCATggcgtgcggcggcggcggcggcatttTCAGCAGGGCGCTGGGCTACGTCGTCAACGAGTTCCTCGTCCAGGGCCTCGCCAACAA CCGTGCCTTCCAGAGGTTTGCTGTGAGCACCAACAGGACTTTCGAGAATCTCTCATCTAGAG TTAAACAAGTCAGGGAGGAGGTGTCAGAGCAAATGAGGGATTCTCGTGGGCATGATAAT CGCTTCAAGCAGTGA